In Roseisolibacter agri, the following proteins share a genomic window:
- a CDS encoding putative glycolipid-binding domain-containing protein, with translation MSASPTLVRTVCWRRLDVPGHESVRLLRTIDGWRLEGSVALRHDGDAVALRHTVDCDAAWRTRAGTVQGRIGARDVELALARDADDRWTLNGVRCPAVDGCVDVDYGFSPSTNLLPIRRLALAVGEAGPVRTAWLRFPELTLEVLSQTYTRTAERTWAFASGGGAFRATLDVDAHGLVTRYGDRWVAEDA, from the coding sequence GTGAGCGCATCGCCAACGCTCGTCCGCACGGTCTGCTGGCGGCGCCTCGACGTGCCGGGCCACGAGAGCGTGCGCCTGCTCCGCACGATCGACGGCTGGCGGCTGGAGGGCAGCGTCGCGCTCCGGCACGACGGCGACGCGGTCGCCTTGCGCCACACGGTGGACTGCGACGCCGCGTGGCGCACGCGCGCCGGCACCGTGCAGGGACGGATCGGCGCGCGCGACGTGGAGCTCGCGCTCGCGCGCGACGCCGACGACCGGTGGACGCTGAACGGCGTGCGCTGCCCCGCCGTCGACGGGTGCGTGGACGTCGACTACGGCTTCAGCCCGTCCACCAACCTGCTGCCCATCCGGCGCCTGGCGCTCGCGGTGGGCGAGGCGGGGCCGGTGCGCACCGCGTGGCTGCGCTTTCCGGAGCTCACGCTCGAGGTGCTGTCGCAGACGTACACGCGCACCGCCGAGCGCACGTGGGCGTTCGCGAGCGGCGGCGGCGCGTTCCGCGCGACGCTCGACGTGGACGCCCACGGGCTCGTGACGCGCTACGGCGACCGGTGGGTGGCCGAGGACGCGTGA